The DNA region AAAATGAAATTCAGAAGATGTCCGCCGGTTCTGGCGTCATGCATTCTGAATACAATAATTCTGAAACGGAGCCGGCAAACTTTTTGCAAATATGGATTTTGGCCAAAGATATGAATATAGAACCGTTTTACGGGCAAAAGTCCTTTGAAGAATCTGAAAAGGCCAACCGCTTGCAGATTGTCGCCTCGCCGGATGAAAGGGAAGGGTCGATTTGGATGAACCAGAATTCATTTCTTTCTCTTGCCAATCTGGACGCCGGGATGCCGCTGGAATACAAGATGATGCGCCCCGGGAATGGTGTTTTTGCATTCGTGATCTCAGGGGAGTCCGAAATCGACGGTGAAAGGGTCGGCCCGAGAGACGCAAT from Nitrospinota bacterium includes:
- a CDS encoding pirin family protein, with protein sequence MQKILYRSHTRGYADHGWLRSYHTFSFADYHNPERMGFGLLRVFNDDVIEPAQGFGMHSHRNMEIVSVPISGELRHEDSMGNRYVIKKNEIQKMSAGSGVMHSEYNNSETEPANFLQIWILAKDMNIEPFYGQKSFEESEKANRLQIVASPDEREGSIWMNQNSFLSLANLDAGMPLEYKMMRPGNGVFAFVISGESEIDGERVGPRDAIGILETETIRITAKEDSEFLFIEVPMK